In Anopheles gambiae chromosome 2, idAnoGambNW_F1_1, whole genome shotgun sequence, a single window of DNA contains:
- the LOC1273319 gene encoding uncharacterized protein LOC1273319, giving the protein MKQLKISSFLAACLFFGALFAQSVSALRCYQCASPSSWSDCQAGAQSVECTSASQMSIMGHSLFLPAESRQQLEPACVSVYAKGTVGGATGYAYVRDCLFNDKSMCSLIQSALPSEIRIVDCDLCTTELCNGASSITAVTLSSVVMVAIALVLWQ; this is encoded by the exons atgaaacagtTGAAAATCAGCAGCTTTTTGGCGGCGTGCCTGTTCTTTGGCGCTCTATTCGCACAATCTG TGTCCGCCCTTCGATGCTACCAATGTGCCAGCCCTTCGAGCTGGAGCGACTGCCAGGCCGGTGCACAGTCGGTGGAATGTACCAGCGCCAGCCAGATGTCCATCATGGGTCACAGCCTGTTCCTGCCGGCCGAGTCACGCCAGCAGCTGGAGCCGGCCTGCGTTTCGGTGTACGCCAAGGGTACGGTCGGTGGCGCGACCGGCTATGCCTACGTGCGGGACTGTCTGTTCAACGATAAGTCCATGTGTAGCTTAATACAGAGCGCACTGCCGTCGGAAATCCGTATCGTCGATTGTGATCTTTGCACCACGGAACTGTGCAATGGGGCGAGCAGCATCACGGCGGTGACGCTGTCGAGTGTCGTGATGGTGGCCATCGCGTTGGTGCTATGGCAGTGA